Proteins found in one Drosophila busckii strain San Diego stock center, stock number 13000-0081.31 chromosome 2R, ASM1175060v1, whole genome shotgun sequence genomic segment:
- the LOC108596897 gene encoding band 7 protein AGAP004871, with protein sequence MAARRSLTEDEILEQAGLTKPNEDTTSSDSNRSLDKYRNVETTESKPSTALEIIFLILTYIFLFITFPLSIWGCFAIMQEYQRAVVLRFGRLRPGGPRGPGILFFLPCVDNYVRVDLRTTSVDVPPQDILTRDSVTVTVDAVVYYRVSNPLDAVLQVQDPRTCCQLLAMTTLRNITGTYMLIELVQSKKSLSKHIKQSLDNTRATDPWGLRIERVEITDIFMPESLQRSMAIEQEARREALAKVAAANGERDAVKALKEAADIMASNPIAFQLRFLQTLNTISNEETDIYVFPLPIDVVSKLIK encoded by the exons atgGCGGCGCGTCGTAGTTTGACGGAGGATGAAATTTTAGAGCAAGCGGGCTTGACCAAACCGAATGAGGACACCACCAGCAGCGACTCCAATCGCAGCTTGGACAAATATCGCAATGTGGAAACAA CGGAGTCGAAGCCCAGCACCGCATTGGAAATCATATTTCTTATATTGACGTACATATTTCTGTTTATCACATTTCCGCTATCGATTTGGGGCTGCTTTGCTATAATGCAGGAATATCAGCGCGCTGTGGTGCTGCGCTTTGGCCGCCTGCGTCCTGGCGGGCCACGTGGCCCTGGCATACTGTTTTTTCTGCCCTGCGTTGACAACTATGTGCGTGTGGATTTGCGCACCACAAGCGTCGATGTGCCGCCGCAGGATATACTAACCAGAGACTCGGTGACAGTAACAGTCGATGCTGTGGTTTATTATCGTGTGAGTAATCCGCTGGATGCAGTGCTGCAGGTGCAGGATCCACGCAcctgctgccagctgctggccatgACCACACTGCGTAATATAACAGGCACCTATATGCTCATCGAGCTGGTGCAGTCCAAGAAATCGCTGTCCAAGCACATTAAGCAAAGTTTGGACAACACGCGCGCCACCGATCCCTGGGGATTGCGCATTGAACGCGTGGAAAT CACGGACATATTTATGCCCGAGTCACTGCAGCGTTCCATGGCCATAGAGCAGGAGGCGCGTCGCGAGGCGCTGGCCAAAGTTGCAGCCGCCAATGGCGAACGCGATGCAGTCAAAGCGCTGAAAGAAGCTGCCGACATTATGGCCAGCAATCCAATTGCGTTTCAG ctGCGTTTTTTGCAAACTTTGAATACCATAAGCAATGAAGAAACAGATATTTATGTATTCCCGCTGCCCATAGATGTAGTCTCCAAATTAATCAAAtag
- the LOC108596896 gene encoding protein unzipped yields MTKNKNQTLLSSNMTCTLTIYSCLLGLLLLVMVTPSEATVHSVFTYKNASTQLGQVVTSSTLVWETYDGPWQMQFAVEGGKYVTADEHYPIFVCRVNIDGMHTSGHTEKIQQKHVCKAEGKNNENFDVLMNKGHLGKIGWRQWTKFTAGVPVGAIRIGEDSYIGRHKDAAGEHHGADYNLGSLELTGLGKIRVMEQQEERNYDEGEVLIETEPVRYELRDIKLDRLRTLIRDNLTELATGQLENLGDTYNTMEKVMSYSFDQLQYWGSHEGVARGLPTKIYEKDASTPSEINWALKRGEKRPETKVVSAKLWPGTAINVTLLGNYVTLEAPYSAKLFAYYHGSESVSRKISAELRKSYLKDVKLEFSPVFWIENGTIVPTTTTTSTTSTSTTTHATTTSTNEPVPINEPPLVEIKHVGDKHSGPDTLEKTLQKSNEVNAHEAPENMSSKDAALAGFGLSPNNAAASLSVGGTIGTLLLTLLLL; encoded by the exons atgaccaaaaataaaaaccaaacgcTGCTGAGCAGCAACATGACTTGCACCTTAACAATCTACAGCTGTTTGcttggactgctgctgctggtgatggtGACGCCCAGTGAGGCAACAGTGCACTCGGTGTTCACTTATAAAAACGCCTCCACGCAGCTGGGCCAGGTGGTTACCTCCAGCACGCTGGTGTGGGAGACTTACGATGGTCCTTGGCAGATGCAGTTTGCCGTCGAGGGCGGCAAATATGTTACCGCGGATGAGCATTATCCCATCTTTGTGTGCCGCGTCAATATCGATGGCATGCACACCTCTGGACACACCGAGAAGATACAACAGAAGCATGTGTGCAAGGCGGAGGGCAAGAACAATGAGAACTTTGATGTGCTTATGAACAAGGGACATTTGGGCAAAATAGGCTGGCGACAGTGGACGAAATTTACAGCCGGCGTGCCAGTGGGCGCCATACGCATTGGCGAGGACTCGTATATAGGACGTCATAAGGATGCGGCGGGCGAGCATCATGGCGCGGATTACAATCTGGGCAGTTTGGAGCTCACTGGACTGGGCAAGATACGTGTGATGGAGCAGCAGGAGGAGCGCAACTATGATGAGGGCGAAGTGCTAATTGAAACTGAGCCAGTGCGCTACGAGCTACGCGACATTAAGCTCGATAGACTGCGCACCTTGATACGTGACAATCTTACAGAGTTGG CTACTGGTCAGCTGGAGAACCTTGGCGACACTTATAATACCATGGAGAAGGTTATGAGCTATAGCTTCGATCAGCTGCAGTATTGGGGCTCGCATGAGGGCGTAGCACGCGGCTTGCCCACCAAGATATACGAAAAGGATGCCAGCACGCCCTCTGAGATAAACTGGGCGCTAAAGCGCGGCGAGAAGCGTCCCGAAACGAAAGTTGTGTCCGCCAAGCTTTGGCCAGGCACAGCCATCAATGTAACACTGCTGGGCAACTATGTTACCCTCGAGGCGCCCTATTCAGCCAAACTATTTGCTTATTATCATGGCAGCGAATCTGTTTCACGCAAAATTAGCGCTGAG ttGCGCAAAAGCTACTTGAAGGATGTGAAGCTGGAGTTTAGTCCTGTATTTTGGATTGAGAATGGCACCATTGTGCCCACCACAACTACAACGTCCACCACTTCCACTTCAACCACTACACATGCCACTACCACAAGCACCAATGAGCCTGTGCCCATAAATGAGCCACCGCTAGTGGAAATCAAGCATGTGGGCGACAAGCACTCCGGACCGGATACGCTGGAGAAGACGCTGCAGAAATCAAACGAAGTGAATGCGCATGAGGCGCCCGAAAATATGTCCTCCAAGGATGCAGCGCTCGCTGGCTTTGGGCTAAGCCCcaacaatgctgctgcttcgctcTCGGTTGGCGGCACAATTGGAACGCTGCTCTTGACGCTGTTACTGCTGTAG